The following nucleotide sequence is from Halogeometricum borinquense DSM 11551.
AGCGCGACCCTCAGTGAGGATGTAGAGAATCGTGCCGATCCCGATCCCGAGCATGGCTGGCGCAACCGGCCCAAGGAGATCCATGAACGGCTTGACGAACCCCGCCCACGCGTCGCCCTCTTTCCACGGATCGTCGTAGGGGCTGTCGTACTGTGCGACCGTACTCGAGAGAACCCACGCGACCTCCAGGAGAACCGAGGACGTCACCGCGGACGCACCCCCGAACGCCCGGTGAACATGTAGATCACAAATAGACCCATTGACCACGTGAGTGGCGACGCGATCATAACCGCACCCCACGACGGAAGGCCCGCATTGACGAGCATATCCGCTAAGGCGTATATCAATACGAACGACGAAACGACCTCGTCAGTACCGGAGATCGTCGCAACTGACGCGAGCGACGACCCGCCGAAGTCGAAAGTCTTTGACGCCGCGTTGACGCATCTTACCGAGTCCGAGGAGAATCTGCAGGACGTTCGTGTCAAGTACTCGCCCCAGATGGTGAAGGACTGCTGTAACACGCAGGTTCTGGGACTTCGGTATCGGACGTCTGTTGAGAGTCGGTGGCGGAGATAAACCTTCAGTCTCGCACGAGGTAGTTTTATTCACCAACTCAACTATTAGATACTACTTTCTAGATTGGTTTTGGGAGTTTAGTCGGATTGTTTACTCTACTTGTGACAAATTTAGCTATTCCCTGATTAGTTCCGTAGTTCCTTTTCACTGGCCAATCCATCCATGAACCTACGTCCTAAGTCAGATACCTCATACTGTTTGTACATATCCCGATCCAGCAGGCCCTTATTCAACAACAATTCGCATCTTTTTTCTGTTAATTCTATGCTCTTTCCTACTTTTTTTGAAATTTGGTCAACCCTCTGTGCCTGATCTTCTTGTTGAACTGCTTCAATAATTCTATAATCAATAACCTCCATCCATGGTATTTTCGTATGGGACCGAAGTGGACTGAGTCTATATAATCTGAGAAAATAGTGGGCGGTATGACGTTTCCCCTCAGTAGCTAAATATTTAAAATCTGGAAGTATTGTTGAGATATACGGGATAGATTGGTAAACTAGTGTGAGTACCAGAATCAATATTATGGAAGAAATCAAATACGATTTACCTCCTCCGTAATATCCAGTTATCACTCCGGAGGCTAATCCTATGAACAATAGCAGTGTAGTAAGTGTAGAGAAGAATAGACTAGCATCTGTGAGCCGAGAGAAAGAGGATATCTCTCTGGCGTTGTAATCGGACCAGCCCGAATCTGCTCCTTTCGGCTTCTTGTGTGTCTGAGATACTAGAACTAGAGTGACCGAGAATATCCACAGCAATCCACCAATAATTGTTGCATAAGAATTGACTGCATTAGAGACCGAGACTGACTTAATGTTCGAATTTGAAACGACTGCAAGGGCAGTAAGAAAGGCAGAAATCTGGATTACGTTATATTTTTGAATACTGTCTAATCGGTCCATCAAATGCTCATACCGAGGGTCAACGGAGGTTTGATCCTCGTCACTTCCCATAGAAAATAAATTCTGTAGTATTTTATATATGCTGTGATCATTTCTCCTATGAAACGGAAACTAAAATATCACCTCCGCAGAAACCTCCAGAATTAAGTCATTCTCAGTACAGTTTTTGATTGGGAATGGCGACTCCAACGACTATTCCGATCAGCGTACTTTCTATCCTCTTGCTCCTAGCTCCGGGATTGGTAGGTCTTCAAATATTTTTCAAATATGCTCAGAGGAGACCTTCCCCATCACGTACTAAGTGGGTTGCTTGGAGCGCTCTCACCAGTTTAATTTCGCTTGTATTGCTCTATTTATTCTCGGGATTTTATTTACTGAACCTAAGAAGGATTGCCAGTAGTCTGAGTGGATTTCTTGGTATAATTTCTATCAATGGTATTGAACTATCTGCCACAAGTGCTTTATTCTTGTACCTATCCCATATATTTGTTATATTCGTTGGATCATCTCTTCTTGGGTTGTTTGATCGAAATATTCTAAACAAAGACGAAATTCTTGATCCACGTGAGCCATGGGAATACGCATTTGATGAAATTCCGGTAGATGGTGAAGAATTAGATATCTATCTTCAAGATGGTGTTCAACTACGAGGAGAGTTCAATGAGAGAGCGTGGGATAGCTCCAAACGCGAATTATTCCTTGAAAATCCGTATAAAGTTGAATCAGATGGCAAGGGTGGACAATCTCTATCGGATTTGGGTAGAAGCATTTTAATTCAATCTAAGGCAGTTTCGCATATTGTGTTTGCTACTGAAGATCCCGACCAGAAACGAATAGAATCTATTGAGGTCACTTCTGAAACAGCAGGAGAAATAGAAAACCTGATTAACGAAGTATTGACCCCTGACGTTACTGGCTATGAAGATCAAGAAAAGAGAGACAACAAGCAGGATGACGAAGAGGATGCGGATTAATTCAAATTTTGTCCACTATATCTAATTCACTTTTTTCGGTATAGTCTGGATATTTCTGATATACATACCGTAATAATCTATCCAAAGGGGTATCTTGATATCTCTTTTTTATACTCTCTGCAGCTTTGAGCACGTGGTCAACATCTCTGTTCTCATCGTTTATGAGGGACTTGACCACTCTTCTCCCCTCATCAGTTAGTGAATAGATGTATTTCTCATTACCCGATACAGTAGTTTCAGTACGTCTTTCTATGATTCCCTTATTCTCTAATGTCTTGATTGAACCAGCTAATGACGGTGAAAATGGTCCGTATTTGTCAGACTTAAATTCGTGTAGCTCAGAGATGTCTTTTTCTTTTTGAGTTAAAAATGCCAGCTTTTGAAAACGAGTAGCTCCCTCTATCTCCGCGTTATTATTTACATACATCAATGCCAGAGGGAGTAAGACATCAGCCATTGTTTCTGATCTCTTGCTTCTTCTTATATAATATACTCCAACCCAGAGTCCTAAGAGTGTTGCTGTATCTCGATTCTTCGGATACACCTTCTGTCTGAGAAGCTCAGAACCACTTCCACCGAACCTTCACTCCGAATCCACGAATCGGATTTACTACAACCCAGACCTTCAGTCACCAGTACAATGCGTTCGAGCTACCGGCACGCCAGGTCAGGGGGAGCCTGAAGTGGCGGAAGACGACGATACCGTACAGATAGATCGTTCGAACTTCCTCGAAAGAACGCGCCACACGTGCCCGAACGGGCATTCCGACTGGGATCCAACGAACTCACACGTCTGGTGTCGGACCTGCCAACGAATCAACGAGGGCGGGTGCGGTGAGATCGACCCGGACAAACACAAAAACGATTCACTGAATCCCGACCGCTCACCGCCCCCATCGACTGTACGACAACCGGCTCAGCGTGTAGTAGCCCTCGCTGAGGATGTACTTACTCGCTTTCAGCGAGAACGAAATCGGGTTGTCGCTGAGACGAGAGAGGTATTCACCGCTCTTGTCGTACACGCGGTCGAGATGACCCGGATTAAGCATCTGGTTTGCGCCGTAGCAGTGGACGGGCTTTTTCGAGCGCTCGCAAATCTCCGTGGCTTGCCGCATCGAGCTTTCGATGAACAGATCCGCGCCAGTTGAGCAGTACACATCCGCCTTGTACTCGGCGTGGTTGCCGTCCCGCTGCCGGATCTCTTTCGACGGGAGATC
It contains:
- a CDS encoding DUF7386 family protein, with product MSAKAYINTNDETTSSVPEIVATDASDDPPKSKVFDAALTHLTESEENLQDVRVKYSPQMVKDCCNTQVLGLRYRTSVESRWRR
- a CDS encoding DUF6338 family protein: MATPTTIPISVLSILLLLAPGLVGLQIFFKYAQRRPSPSRTKWVAWSALTSLISLVLLYLFSGFYLLNLRRIASSLSGFLGIISINGIELSATSALFLYLSHIFVIFVGSSLLGLFDRNILNKDEILDPREPWEYAFDEIPVDGEELDIYLQDGVQLRGEFNERAWDSSKRELFLENPYKVESDGKGGQSLSDLGRSILIQSKAVSHIVFATEDPDQKRIESIEVTSETAGEIENLINEVLTPDVTGYEDQEKRDNKQDDEEDAD
- a CDS encoding winged helix-turn-helix transcriptional regulator, with product MADVLLPLALMYVNNNAEIEGATRFQKLAFLTQKEKDISELHEFKSDKYGPFSPSLAGSIKTLENKGIIERRTETTVSGNEKYIYSLTDEGRRVVKSLINDENRDVDHVLKAAESIKKRYQDTPLDRLLRYVYQKYPDYTEKSELDIVDKI